A genomic region of Trifolium pratense cultivar HEN17-A07 linkage group LG3, ARS_RC_1.1, whole genome shotgun sequence contains the following coding sequences:
- the LOC123915417 gene encoding uncharacterized protein LOC123915417 has product MNIIFSSIILTTLLTRHIYIYINTYEYKVCIACIQFKHSKITNMLPIIELVITSNLILLLFFFSQLSTAIDTITQFQSLNDDGTTLVSNDGTFELGFFRPGSSTNGYVGIWYKNIPKRRIVWVANRDNPIKGNNSNSTMLVISKEGNLVLLTNNNQTLVWSTNITTQLLSNTSSHVAQLLDNGNFVIKDKYNSDQQSKNFIWQGFDFPCDTMMPEMKLGWDLKTGLNRQLTSWKNWDDPSSGDLTWGIVLSSNPETVLKKGSIEIYRSGPWNGVDFSGYPALTVTQIVDKKVVNNSNEVYYKYSLVNKSTISILYLNQTLFRRQRLTWILEENTWRVYDSVPRDDCDYYNPCGPYGNCIPNNSPICQCLDGFEPKSLESWNSYNWTQGCVRKGKETSSCGVNDGFGRFSGLKLPATTHTWVDANMTLENCKNKCFENCSCTAYSNLDVRGDGSGCSIWFGDLIGLKQVSSVQQDLYVRMDASNVDSNGDISGWHDKKSHTLAIAITIPLIIVLLLMLIVFYVHKRKTKQRAKNEDEDGRYLELPFFKLSTIIDATNDFSNDNKLGEGGFGPVYKGILAPERQVIAVKRLSGSSKQGTKEFKNEVILCAKLQHRNLVKVLGCCIQGKERMLIYEYMPNKSLDSFLFDSAQKKLLDWSTRFNIICGIARGLLYLHQDSRLRIIHRDLKPSNILLDSDMNPKISDFGLAKICGDEQVEGNTNKVVGTHGYMAPEYAIDGVFSIKSDVFSFGILLLEIVSGRKNKGISYPRNNDNLVGNAWRLWKEGNSKELVDDCFGESYIVSEALRCIQVGLLCLQQHPSDRPNMVSVLAMLTNETNLTQPKEPGFIIKRVIKEGESTLENVMSSSINEVTISLDARVCIACIQFKHSKITNMLLIIELVITSNLILLFFFSQLSTAIDTITQFQSLNDDGTTLVSNDGTFELGFFRPGSSTNRYVGLWYKNIPNRRIVWVANRDNPIKDNKSNSTMLVISKEGNLVLLTNNNQTLVWSTNITTQLLSNTSSHVAQLLDNGNFVIKDKYNSDQQSKNFIWQGFDFPCDTMMPEMKLGWDLKTGLNRQLTSWKNWDDPSSGDLTWGIVLSSNPDTVLKKGSIEIYRSGPWNGVYFSGYPALTVTEIVDKKFVNNSNEVYYKYSLVNKSTISILYLNQTLFRRQRLTWIPEENTWRVYDSVPRDDCDYYNPCGPYGNCIPNNSPICQCLDGFEPKSLESWNSYNWTQGCVRKGKETSSCGVNDGFGRFSGLKLPATTHTWVDANMTLENCKNKCFENCSCTAYSNLDVRGDGSGCSIWFGDLIDLKQVSSVQQDLYVRMDASNIDSNGDISGGHKTSHTLTNAITLPLVFVLLLTIIVFYICKKRKQRDKSKDITLAEAEDEDLQDFDLPFFNFSTMISATKNFSNNNKLGEGGFGPVYKGTLTTNGQEIAIKRLSGCSRQGSKEFKNEVILCAKLQHRNLVKVLGCCIQGEERMLVYEYMPNKSLDSFLFDPAQKKLLDWSTRFNIICGVARGLIYLHQDSRLRIIHRDLKPSNILLDNNMNPKISDFGLAKICGDDQDEGKTKRVIGTHGYMAPEYAIDGLFSTKSDVFSFGILLLEIVSGKKNRGLTYSSNNHNLVGHAWSLWKDGNSKELIDVCFGDSYILFEALRCIQVGLLCVQRHPNDRPNMTCVLAMLTNETILAQPNEPGFKIKKISNDEESTAKSCSINDVTITLLDVR; this is encoded by the exons atgaatatcatttttagTAGTATAATTCTCACAACCTTACTGAcgagacatatatatatatatataaacacataCGAGTACAAGGTTTGCATTGCATGCATCCAATTCAAACATTCTAAAATTACCAATATGCTTCCTATTATAGAGCTTGTTATTACTTCCAatctaatattattattgttctTCTTCTCTCAATTATCCACCGCAATCGATACAATCACCCAATTTCAATCTCTTAACGATGATGGCACCACTTTGGTTTCTAATGATGGAACTTTTGAGTTAGGCTTCTTTAGACCAGGTAGTTCCACAAATGGTTATGTGGGAATATGGTACAAAAACATCCCAAAAAGAAGAATAGTTTGGGTTGCAAACCGTGATAATCCAATCAAAGGCAACAATTCCAACTCAACCATGTTGGTTATAAGCAAAGAGGGAAACCTTGTACTACTTACCAACAACAATCAAACTCTTGTTTGGTCAACAAACatcacaacacaattattgTCTAATACAAGTTCTCATGTGGCTCAACTATTAGACAATGGAAACTTTGTAATCAAAGACAAATACAATAGTGATCAACAAAGCAAAAATTTCATATGGCAAGGTTTTGACTTTCCTTGTGATACTATGATGCCAGAAATGAAGCTCGGATGGGACCTAAAAACCGGTCTCAATCGTCAATTAACCTCTTGGAAAAATTGGGATGATCCGTCTTCAGGAGATTTAACTTGGGGTATTGTTCTTAGTAGTAATCCAGAAACTGTATTGAAAAAAGGATCAATTGAAATTTATAGAAGTGGTCCTTGGAATGGAGTTGATTTTAGTGGATATCCAGCACTCACTGTTACCCAAATTGTTGATAAAAAAGTTGTAAACAATTCGAATGAAGTTTATTACAAATACAgtcttgtgaacaagagtacgATTTCAATATTGTATTTGAACCAAACACTTTTTCGTCGTCAACGCCTTACATGGATTCTAGAAGAAAATACTTGGAGGGTTTATGATTCTGTGCCAAGAGATGATTGTGATTACTATAATCCTTGTGGACCTTATGGAAATTGTATTCCTAACAACTCTCCAATTTGTCAATGTTTAGATGGGTTTGAGCCTAAATCGTTGGAAAGTTGGAATTCATATAATTGGACACAAGGATGTGTGCGGAAAGGCAAAGAAACTTCAAGTTGTGGGGTGAATGATGGTTTTGGAAGATTTTCTGGATTGAAATTGCCGGCAACAACACATACTTGGGTTGATGCAAATATGACACTTGAGAATTGTAAGAACAAATGCTTTGAAAATTGTTCTTGCACAGCTTATTCAAACTTGGATGTGAGAGGAGATGGTAGTGGTTGTTCTATATGGTTTGGTGATCTTATCGGTTTGAAACAAGTTTCATCGGTCCAACAAGATCTATATGTTCGAATGGATGCTTCAAACGTAG ACTCAAATGGAGATATTTCTGGTTGGCATGATAAGAAAAGTCATACTTTGGCAATTGCAATCACTATTCCGTTGATCATTGTTTTGCTGCTCATGCTCATAGTCTTCTACGTtcacaagagaaaaacaaagcAAAGAG ccaaaaatgaagatgaagatggacGATATTTGGAGCTTCCTTTCTTCAAGCTTTCTACAATAATTGATGCCACCAATGACTTCTCAAATGATAACAAGCTTGGAGAAGGTGGTTTTGGGCCGGTATATAAG GGTATACTAGCCCCAGAGAGACAAGTTATTGCCGTCAAAAGACTTTCAGGAAGTTCAAAACAAGGAacaaaagaatttaaaaatgaagttatATTATGTGCAAAGCTTCAACATCGAAATCTTGTCAAGGTTCTTGGTTGTTGTATTCAAGGAAAAGAGAGAATGCTTATCTATGAATATATGCCCAACAAAAGCTTAGATTCATTTCTTTTTG ATTCTGCTCAAAAGAAACTTTTAGATTGGTCCACGCGCTTTAATATCATATGTGGAATTGCTCGTGGACTTCTTTATCTTCATCAAGATTCTAGATTGAGGATTATACACAGAGATCTAAAACCAAGTAATATTTTGTTAGACAGTGATATGAATCCGAAAATTTCAGATTTTGGCTTGGCAAAAATTTGTGGGGATGAACAAGTTGAAGGGAATACAAACAAAGTAGTCGGGACACA tgGTTATATGGCTCCTGAGTATGCCATTGACGGAGTATTCTCTATAAAATCAGATGtatttagttttggaatattATTGCTAGAGATTGTGagtggaaggaaaaataaaggaattagctatccaagaaacaatgacAATCTTGTTGGAAAT GCTTGGAGATTGTGGAAAGAAGGTAACTCAAAAGAATTGGTTGATGATTGTTTCGGGGAATCTTATATTGTATCCGAAGCTTTACGTTGCATACAAGTTGGTCTTTTATGTCTACAACAACATCCAAGTGATAGACCTAATATGGTATCGGTGCTTGCTATGTTGACGAATGAAACCAATTTAACTCAACCAAAGGAACCAGGTTTCATAATAAAAAGGGTAATCAAAGAAGGAGAATCTACATTagaaaatgtaatgtcttcctCAATCAATGAAGTCACTATTTCGTTGGATGCTAGA GTTTGCATTGCATGCATCCAATTCAAACATTCTAAAATTACCAATATGCTTCTTATTATAGAGCTTGTTATTACTTCCAATCTAATATTATTGTTCTTCTTCTCTCAATTATCCACCGCAATTGATACAATCACCCAATTTCAATCTCTTAACGATGATGGCACCACTTTGGTTTCTAATGATGGAACTTTTGAGTTAGGCTTCTTTAGACCAGGTAGTTCCACAAATCGCTATGTTGGATTATGGTACAAAAACATCCCAAATAGAAGAATAGTTTGGGTTGCAAACCGTGATAATCCAATCAAAGACAACAAGTCCAACTCAACCATGTTGGTTATAAGCAAAGAGGGAAACCTTGTGCTACTTACCAACAACAATCAAACTCTTGTTTGGTCAACAAACatcacaacacaattattgTCTAATACAAGTTCTCATGTGGCTCAACTATTAGACAATGGAAACTTTGTAATCAAAGACAAATACAATAGTGATCAACAAAGCAAAAATTTCATATGGCAAGGTTTTGACTTTCCTTGTGATACTATGATGCCAGAAATGAAGCTAGGATGGGACCTAAAAACCGGTCTCAATCGTCAATTAACCTCTTGGAAAAATTGGGATGATCCGTCTTCAGGAGATTTAACTTGGGGTATTGTTCTTAGTAGTAATCCAGACACTGTATTGAAAAAAGGATCAATTGAAATTTATAGAAGTGGTCCTTGGAATGGAGTTTATTTTAGTGGATATCCAGCACTCACTGTTACCGAAattgttgataaaaaatttgtaaacaATTCGAATGAAGTTTATTACAAATATAgtcttgtgaacaagagtacgATTTCAATATTGTATTTGAACCAAACACTTTTTCGTCGTCAACGCCTTACATGGATTCCAGAAGAAAATACTTGGAGGGTTTATGATTCTGTGCCAAGAGATGATTGTGATTACTATAATCCTTGTGGACCTTATGGAAATTGTATTCCTAACAACTCTCCAATTTGTCAATGTTTAGATGGGTTTGAGCCTAAATCGTTGGAAAGTTGGAATTCATATAATTGGACACAAGGATGTGTGCGCAAAGGCAAAGAAACTTCAAGTTGTGGGGTGAATGATGGTTTTGGAAGATTTTCTGGATTGAAATTGCCGGCAACAACACATACTTGGGTTGATGCAAATATGACACTTGAGAATTGTAAGAACAAATGCTTTGAAAATTGTTCTTGCACAGCTTATTCAAACTTGGATGTGAGAGGAGATGGTAGTGGTTGTTCTATATGGTTTGGTGATCTTATCGATTTGAAACAAGTTTCATCGGTCCAACAAGATCTATATGTTCGAATGGATGCTTCAAACATAG ATTCAAATGGAGATATTTCTGGTGGGCATAAGACAAGTCATACTTTGACAAATGCAATTACTCTTCCATTGGTCTTTGTTTTGCTACTCACGATCATAGTCTTCTACATTTGCAAAAAAAGAAAGCAAAGAG ATAAATCAAAAGACATCACTTTAGCCGAAGCGGAAGATGAGGATCTACAAGATTTTGACCTACCATTCTTCAATTTTTCTACGATGATTAGTGCCACAAAAAACTTCtcaaataataacaaacttgGAGAAGGTGGGTTTGGACCAGTATATAAG ggtACCCTTACTACAAATGGGCAAGAAATTGCCATCAAAAGGCTTTCAGGATGTTCAAGACAAGGAtcaaaagaatttaaaaatgaagttatATTATGTGCAAAACTTCAACACCGAAATCTAGTTAAGGTTCTTGGTTGTTGCATTCAAGGAGAAGAGAGAATGCTTGTCTATGAATATATGCCCAATAAAAGTTTAGATTCATTTCTTTTTG ATCCAGCCCAAAAGAAACTTCTAGATTGGAGCACGCGTTTCAACATCATATGCGGAGTTGCTCGTGGACTTATTTATCTTCATCAAGATTCTAGATTGAGGATCATACATAGAGATCTAAAACcaagtaatattttattagacaATAATATGAATCCAAAAATATCGGATTTTGGCTTGGCAAAAATTTGTGGAGATGATCAAGATGAAGGAAAAACTAAAAGAGTAATTGGAACACA TGGTTATATGGCACCTGAATATGCCATTGACGGACTATTCTCTACAAAATCTGATGTATTTAGTTTTGGCATATTATTGCTAGAAATTGTGAGTGGAAAGAAAAATAGAGGACTTACATACTCAAGCAACAACCATAATCTTGTTGGGCAT GCTTGGAGTTTGTGGAAAGATGGAAATTCAAAAGAGCTTATTGATGTTTGTTTTGGAGACTCGTATATTCTATTTGAAGCTTTACGATGCATACAAGTTGGTCTTTTATGTGTACAACGTCATCCTAATGACAGACCAAATATGACATGTGTGCTTGCAATGTTGACAAATGAAACTATTTTAGCTCAACCAAATGAACCGggtttcaaaataaaaaagatctCTAATGATGAAGAATCTACAGCAAAGTCTTGCTCAATCAATGATGTCACTATTACCTTATTAGATGTtagatga